GCTCATCTAAGAAGAGTTAGGCAGGCAAAGGAAGCAGGGCAATAAGTGGAACCAGTGAGAAGTAAGGAAAGTGAATACAGGGGAAAGAAAGTTAGTAACTTCTGGAAGGAGACAGCTGTTGCAGGCATTCCTTTATTAACTCTTTTCAAAAACTATTTAAACATCATCTACAAAGCGATTATTTCATATTGGCACTGGGGAGAGTACATTTGGAGAAATCATAGTAAGAACTTTCTATATAAGGCAAACAGGACTGGCAAGAACCCAACACCACTCAAATGGGCTGCTGGGCTGGGTCATGTCATCAGAGGAAAAGTTCATGGTCCCTCTCCTTTTGTTCTCTTCAGATTTCACATCCCTTTCAGAATACCTCTTCCTTTCTCACcttttattattaccattttacctTGAGACTCAAAATTTTTTCagcaatgcaaaataaaaccGTATTGACTGAGTTCATCCTGCTGGGTCTAACAGATGTCCCTAAACTCCAGGGGGTGGTTTTCACCTTTCTGTTCCTTGCCTATTTGCTCAGCATGATGGGAAATCTGACGATCCTCATCCTCACCTTGCTGGACTCCCACCTTCAGACCCCCATGTATTTCTTTCTCCGGAACTTCTCCTTCTTAGAAATTTCCTTCACAAACATCTTCATTCCTAGGGTCCTGATCAGCATCACAACAGGAAACAAGAGCATCAGCTTTGCTGGCTGCTTCACTCAGTATTTCTTTGCCATATTCCTTGGGTCAACAGACTTTTACCTTCTGGCCGCCATGTCctatgaccgctacgtggccGTCTGCAAGCCCCTGCACTACACGACCACCATGAGCAGCAGAGCCTGCACCCAGCTGGCTCTCTGCTCCTGGCTGGCTGGGTTAATGGTTATTATACCACCCATCACTCTGATGAGTCAGCAGGGCTTCTGTGCCTCCAACAGGCTGAATCATTCTTTCTGTGACTATGAGCCCCTTCGGGAACTCTCCTGTTCAGACACGAGCCTCACAGAGAAGGTTGTCTTCCCAGTGGCCTCAGTGACCCTGGTGGTCACTCTGGTGCTAGTGATTCTCCCCCACACGTTCACCATCAGGACTGTTCTGAAGCTCCCCTCTGGCCAGCAAAGGACAAAGGCCTTTTCCACTTGTTCTCCCCGCCTGATTGTCATCTCTCTCTCCCATGGAAGCTGCTTCTTCATGTACATTAAGCCCACAGCAAAAGAAGCGGATTCATTCAACACGGGAGCCGCTCTACTCATTACTTCAGCTGCACCTTGGTTGAACCCCTTCATTTACACCCTAAGGAACCAACAGGTAAAACAAGCCTTCAAGGATACAGTCAAGAAGCTTATGAAACTTTAAAGAATTTCAGAATTAAAACCTGAATGGGTGAATCCTTACTACGTACCAAACTCTCTGCCAGTTACTAGATATTCAATGAAGAGTTAAACTCCAGGACAGTGAGAGagacttggaaattaaaaaagtacaacctaagtgttcatatAAAGCAATGATTAGGTTTTATTAATGAAAAAGCAGCTCAATCTGAGTTAGTGAGTCAAAGTTTTCAGAGCAGGTGCCATTTAAATTGAGTCTTAACAAGTAGGAATAGGTTAAGCAAgcaacaacagagaaagaaacaggaagaaagaatACTGGGGGtgggagcacaaattttcagtccaACAAGATTGAGGAAATGTTGTCATtcatttcaattaaataaaacagagaacgAAAAGAGTTGTGGAGATAAAAGTTTTAGTTTTGAATTAAGTTAAatcccattttaaataaataaaatgctcaaAATGTCAAGCCATTTGGATTTGGGACAAGATCTGTGAATTTAGAAATCCTTACCATGTAGATGGCAACTGATGTGGAAACAGAGGCGGCCACGAATAGAAGCAAGTACAGAAGTTCAAATACTAAACTCTTAGCATCCTCTCATAATTTGAAGAGCACAAGAGGCAGAAGATAAGAAAGTCCACAGAACTGTGCGATTCCTAAGAGAATGTCTCAAGAAACACAGGTTATTTGGCAATGTGAAATGCTGCAGAGAGCAATTAATATGAAGAATGAAAGCATGAGAACTGACAATTAGGCTACTGTTATTGATCACAGCCATTTTCAGAAAATGTGGAACTTGGGGGTGGGGTAGGAAGAAGTCAGACTACAGTGGGATACTGGTGGTTAGGAGCTGAAAAGCTAGAAATGGTAACGTGGAATTTCAAGAGTATGGGTCAATGTCACGAACGCTTGGACACAATGTTCACAGCGGCAGGACTCAAATATACACGGAGCCAAAACAACTCCAGTGTTCGTCAacagataaattaataaataaaatgcgCTATCTCAGATGACGGAATACTATTtggcaagaaaaaggaatgaaataatgacatgtGCTACCATGTGGATGAAACTGAACAATGTTATGATAAATAGAAGAAGCTGACAACAAAAACTGCATAGTGTTTGATTCTTTCTATATTAAATGTCCTGAATAGGCAAGTctgtaaagacagaaagtagacgaGTGGTTGATGGGGTCCGGGGGTGGGTAGAGACTGGGTGGGGTGACTGCTAATGGGCACCAGGtttattttgggggtgatgaCAACATTCAAAAACGGATTGTGGTGGTGCacgtacaactctgtgaataatactaaaaaccactgaattgtacacttgaatTGGATGAATTTTTCTCCATAAAGctgctatatattttttaaataaattttattggttcttaaaaaaaaaaaaagagtatgggtCAATGGCTTTGGTTCCTAGACTTGAGGGCATGTAACACTGTGCCACGCCTAtaacaggcactcaataaatgctcaattaatttaaaaaatgagtaaatgatGTCTTTATTACATAGGATTCAAGTAAGCTTTCATAAGCCTTTTTATCATCTACTAGTTTTTTAAAGGGCCAAACTCTTTCTCTCCTGAACACTTTCAAGCCTATTTTGAACCACATAGTTATTTCTTTGTAGAGATATCCACAGACAAATCCTCTGTTAATGTCACCTTGTTTAACattattttaagagtttttttctccttttctcaggGATATTTAtaggtaaataaattaaaaggagaATCAGATTTTCACAAAAGCTGTCTAAGCATGTTTTCAGAAGTCTAAGAGACACACATACCCTTTTATAAAAGTGTGTTCCCCGTTAATCTATCCCTTATATCTACAATCTACTATTaggaattaaattattttcttttgagtcTTCTTCCTATTAAAATGCAATCAAGAGAAGCAGTGTACCAGTGTACTATAGAAGTAAACAGCctcaaaatctcagtgacttaaatAATCAAAGTTTATAACCTCTCATACTATATGTTCAATGTGGGTCAAAGTCCTGTAAACAAAACTAGCTAAAGAAATGTGGCAGACCAAATTACTGCCATGAAATTTGTAGTgaaatgttggtgggaatgtaaactggggTGGCCACTATACAGAACAGTACGGAGgtccctttaaaaactaaaaataaacttaccatatgatccagcaatcccactcctggccatatatccagaggaaactctaattcaaaaagacacatgaaccccaatgttgacagcagcactatttacaacagccaagacatggaagcaacctaagtgtccatcaacagatgactggacaaagaagatgtggcatatatatacaatggaaaactactgagccataaaaaagaatgaaataatgccatttgcagcaacatgggtggacctagagactatcatattaagtgaagtaagtcagagagagaaagagaagtcacATGATATCAGTTATaggtggaaccttaaaaaaaatgatacaaatgaccttacttacaaaacaggaatagactcaaagacactgaaaacaaacttacagttaccaaagaggagagcAGCAAGGGGGGGATAAATTAATTTTGGGattacatatacacactactatatatacaatatataaactacaaagacctactgtgtagcacagggaactatattcaataacttctaataacctataatggaaaagaatctgaaaagaacatacatatatattatgtataactgaatcactttgttgtacacttgaaactaacacaacattgtaaatcaactatacttcaattaaaaacaaaaactggaaaaataacatatgagatcgctcatatgtggaaacttaaaaaaaaaaaaacaaagcacaaatacaaaacagaaatagactcacagacatggaatacaaacttgtggttgccaagggggcggggggtggaaagagatagattgggatttcgaaattgtagaatagataaacaagattatactgtatagcacagggaaattatacacaaggtcttatggtagctcacagagaaaaaaatgtgacaatgaatatatgtatgttcatctataactgaaaaattgtgctgtacactggaatttgacacaacattgtaaaacgattataaatcaataaaaaatgttaaaaaacaaaaactgtagtGAGACAGACTGAGGAAAACAATGTCTCAtggtttcatcttttaaaaatagaaatcatatCATGTCACTTTCTTTCTTAAAACCCTCTGAGAGCTTCCCATTACTTAAATTCCAAATTCTTCACCACAGTCCACAAGGCACTACCTCAACTAGCTCTGGCCCAGCTCTTTCAACACTCTGCCCTCGGCACTGACTAACAGGCCCAGAAGAGGTAACAATTACAGCTGATGTTCCTTCTCCTAAGAGAACTTCAGAACGAATTACATCCTGTTATTTCCTCCCTGTCAACTTAATCACTACCAGAAAACTCTCTAGATCATCCTTCATTACCCCCGAGTGATCTGTCATCTTCAAAATCCTCTGAAAATTCTCAGCACACCTGTCCTTCACATATTTCTGATCCTGGAGAGGGGGTAGgtaccctcctgcctctccactgccttttttttttcttattcacgAGATAGTCAGTAGAGTAACATTTGTTGATGGTCTACTTACACCAAGACTGCAAAAAACGCTGCAGATAAATGGGTGAAAAGTCATGGTTCTACCCTCAAGGCCCTTATAACCAGTAGGAGACCTCATGGTAAGTATTATAGCAGAAATACACCAACGCAATCAAAAGGGAGAGGACAGAGCAGATACTACCACCTGGAGAAGTTAGGGAGCATCTCATATATGTATTCTCTTATCCTTAATTCTCTTCCATTCTTTTGTCATATTCCCATTCATTATTATACAATGGATGATATTAAAACTAATTATCTTattggagagagaagagaaatttaatatttctttttcctttttaaaaaaaatttttgaagtgcagttgatttacaatgtcagtttcaggtatacagcaaagcgattcagttatacatacacatacatgttttgttttcttttcagattcttttccattctctccATTGTCCTTTATTTTCAAAACCTGTAATTCCGTTAAAGCACATGTCATCAGATTGTTTCACTCCTTGTTCAACTACTCCCTCAGGTATCTTGTTGGTTCACTGATAAATTTAGCAACTGGCTTACCCCAACTCTACCACTTACTCCTGGTTTGATTGTTTGGTGACTTGAATAGCTACAGAGATTGATGCACTGAACCAGTGTGATGTTCTGTGGGCTGGTGAACTCGGCTTGGCTCAGCTGGCTGGCTCTACTTCAAGCTGTGGGTCTGTTCACGACACTGAGGACAAGAGGACCTAAGAAACAAGTAGCTGGATTCCATGGTAAGACACACGCTTGCCCAGGGGAAGAAGATAAATTCCAAGACACTGTCGTTTCCTGCTTCCTCAGTGAAGTTTCTGGGATTCCAGGTGTCTAAGGGCATATCAGGGTATACCTTcaaattagaataaaaattactACATTTTGTACCTCCTAAGAGGAATCAAAAAGTACAATACACTACATTGATGAGATAATATACACCACATTGGTGACTGCTGTTCTGGCCCACGTACTAAGTAATCCATAAAACTGCTCATAATAAGGGAAAGCTCTCCAGATGGCCCAGACTTTGATGCAAGCAGAGTCCTTATGACTCTCTGGATTTCACTGTATTCAAAGTGTCGGTGGGAGATCAGGACACAGTGTAGAATTTGTGGCATGCTCCCGTAGGTAAGTCTGAATACAAACCCCCTAAGATAAATCCACACCATCTTTAGCAATTAACTTgctgttctgagaaataagtgttttGCTCATTACTGGGCCTGGCACAGACTGAATGTCTATTCATGGGGCAAGCTAAAAACATGCACCTTGAACTACTCATCATGAACTGAGTGAATATTTTTCAAAGTCATAAAAATagaagtgtctgaaaatgccccaGCTTCAAGTGGAAGTGAGACATAGGAGATGAAGCTCATGCAGACCCTTCAAGGCAGAAGCAACGTGCACAGGCAGAAGGCTCGCACTCCTGATGTATTACCTCTTCCTCTGGTGCCTCTCCTACCTCAAACCACACCTGTAACTTCATGTTTGGTGGGGGTCAGGGAGGCGGGTTCCCAATGACTAATGGACtagggaagagaaaataaagcctTCTTTACAGATGGCTCTGTGCAATATACTGACATGAGCCAGCGGTGGACTAGCATGGTGTTACAACACCAATGAGGCACGGCCATGAACAGTAGTTGGGAAGGGAAATCATCCCACCAGCAGAACTTTGATATTAACAGTTGTCACTCTGTCTGGAAGGAGAGATGTCTAGAGAGTTAGACCTATACCATTCAGTGCTTAGAAGATAATGGTTTGTCTATATAATCAGAGActtggaatgaaaaaaaagttggagGATTGGTTAACCAGGAGGTTTGGGGCAGAGGAACAAGGATGGACCTCTCACAGTGTGACTGAAGCTGAGGACACTTGTAATACCTTATGACTGAGTGCTCGCCGTAAGTCTCCTTCAGCAAACACACACATCCACCACGCACATCTATCAGAAACTTGGTAGACTTTTCCTTTTCAGGGCACAAAAGACTAAAGTGAAGGGAAAGGGGCTAATGGGGAAAACGCTAAACCCTCTACATAGCTCGTGTTACCTGACCAATGTAAGATTACCACGGCAACAGAAGGCAAATGGCCTCCTACACCTTGTTCTTTAGGAGGCATATGGTGTTAGgaacattaaacaaataattaaggTATGTCGTCCAGCATTATGCACAATATAATGAAGGTGTGTTGTGTAGTGTTATGCGTAGCACATGGTAAATGGCTCAAAAAATATACTGTTCTAGTTCCCACGATTATTTTTCATCGTTGTCATTACTCCAGCTTCCACGAGGCTTTTGAACTATACTGATGCTCTCCTGCTAACTTCCTCAGCATCTCTTTGGACTTCTTCTCCAGTCCCTTATTAAAAGTTCAATTCCAGAGTTCTCAGCAAATAGGGTTCACTGGCACGCTCTGAATGGGGGTCTCCTGggatctttctctccttcctcatctGATTATGCTGAGGTCTCCCCagaacagaatatttaaaatatgcttccATCTGGTGTAAAATCAGAAGCAGCACATATCCAGGCTCTGATGAGTCAGAATGGAGGAAACAAGACTTTGAAGGGAGGGTGGTTTCTATTATCACTACCATAAACACATTTAACTTAAATAAATCACACCTCAAAGGATtacctgctggctggggggcattttacatttaatgtgGAGATAACAAGTGGCAAATGACAGCTAAGCTGATATACAGCAGGAGGAGTAGGAGCTTTTCTACCAAATTGTCATAAGTTTGTGAACTTTTGAGATGAATTAGGTCAGTAAGTAGCGGTGGGAAAGCAGACAAGTTCAGTTTTATGCCACCTTTCCTCCACATCTGACTTCTAAACTGCGATTCATTCCATAGAGGTGCACGGGTAAAACCCTACAGAACTTGCCCTGAAAGCCAAGTGTAAGTATATTCTCAGCTTCTAGTTAAATCAGTGTTACCTGTTTGTGATTATAGAGCATGAAATTATATTACTgtgatttttcttaattaaaaagtaaCTCACGCTTGTTTTACAGTATTCATGGAATACAgacaaatagaaagtaaaaagagACAGCTCCCCTTATGTCCTCCACTTCCTCATCTAACTCCATAAAAGCAATACTGAAAATTTCTCCAGATCTATGTGATTACGCACATAAAAATATAGTTTTAGAGCATGTATGATATATACTTTTTAACCTAAATGGGATAATACACTACTGTTCGGCAGCTTGCTTTATTCACTTAGCAATATATCAAATACATCTTTCCAAGTGAGTTCACATaaatatttcccatttatttgtatTGGTGTATTGCATTTTATAGTTTGGATGTGCCAAAGTTATTTAGTCACTTCCACATTGACGGAAATTTTAATTGTTTCCaagtttttacatttataaacaAGGCTATAATGAACATCCTTGTAAAATGATTGAAACAGAATTATCATAGAatttatatagaatatggatGTGAAATTTTGAATGATAACATACATCTGTTCACCAAAGACCATCAATTAATGACCAGGAAGTGCAAGAACCTGGACATTCAGGTACTGGATGACATTTTCAGGTTCCACACATCCTGTGATTGGGACATTCTTAGGGACAATGGCAAAGATGGCTCTCTGGTGTTCCAGATAGGCACATGGGCCAGGGATATATGGAGCGGGGCTAAGGATTTCTTTATTTCAGGAAACTTAAAAGATCAGAACAATATGAAAATGCCtaattgattctaaaattcaaagCTTCTTTCTTGGAATGAATGCCAAcatttctgaaaaagaatattatgaCCACATAATCTGGTAGCCCACTTCCTGGTTCTGTGTTTGGGCTGTACCTGTATCTTATGGAAAGTGACTCAGCCCATCAAGGGAGCTTAGAGAGCACAGATGGAGGAGTCCAGGTACAAATGAACACCTCCCTCTAAGTGTCAGGGGTAAGAATTTAAAGTAGTTCCTGAAAGCCCCTCCTGAAATCATGTGCTCTCTGAGGTTTCTCTTTCCATCAGTGACAGGTCAGTATTACGAAAACAAAGCATGAAGGAGTTCTGTGCCCAAACAAACTTTACATGcattaagtcatttaaaaattattgtattcCCCTCACCCTCAGTAACACATaacagaaatacagatttttattttttggggatAGAGGAGCACCAACTATGAACAAGGAAAATCTCAAAATACAGCCTTGCTAACAGAGGCCTGGCTCTCAGCCCCTAAAATCTCACCAGAGACTACATGACTCATTGATCATTCATCAgtggaagagagaagggaagtgGTAACATCAATTTATAGATTGAAGAGACTTTACCCTAGACTAACTCTTGAAAGTTCCTATTCATTGTCAGACAAAAAAAGCTAGGAAAATGCACAGTTTATATGGTTGACTTTCAAGGACAAAGGGTAAACAGAGAacaaaatggggggagggggtaaaagaaagagaagggcaccaccttttttcatttatttaataaccaTGTATTTTGATTATACTGTG
The Vicugna pacos chromosome 12, VicPac4, whole genome shotgun sequence DNA segment above includes these coding regions:
- the LOC140700340 gene encoding olfactory receptor 2AP1-like, which gives rise to MQNKTVLTEFILLGLTDVPKLQGVVFTFLFLAYLLSMMGNLTILILTLLDSHLQTPMYFFLRNFSFLEISFTNIFIPRVLISITTGNKSISFAGCFTQYFFAIFLGSTDFYLLAAMSYDRYVAVCKPLHYTTTMSSRACTQLALCSWLAGLMVIIPPITLMSQQGFCASNRLNHSFCDYEPLRELSCSDTSLTEKVVFPVASVTLVVTLVLVILPHTFTIRTVLKLPSGQQRTKAFSTCSPRLIVISLSHGSCFFMYIKPTAKEADSFNTGAALLITSAAPWLNPFIYTLRNQQVKQAFKDTVKKLMKL